The Bos mutus isolate GX-2022 chromosome 11, NWIPB_WYAK_1.1, whole genome shotgun sequence nucleotide sequence CCGGGGTTTCTCACATCAGAACAGGGCACCCGGGCGTCTCCAAGGCAGGCCTGGAGAGGGCTCACAGAGCCTTCCTCCTGCCACTCAGCCAACCTCCCTACTGCTCCCCTTCCTCCCTAACTTTCGGCCCAACTCGGGCATCactcatagcttagttggtaaggaatctgcctgcagggcaggggacccgggtttgatccctgggtcaggaaggttccttggagaaggaaatagcaacccactccagtattcttgcctggaaaatcccatggacagaggagcctgggaggctacagtccatggggtcgaaatagtcggacacaacttagcgactgaaccgcCACCACCTGCATCACTGCACGCATCTCCCCTTTGGTCCTGACGCCTTCGGGTTTCCAGCAGGTCTGCACTAATGTTCCGcagcaagaaacagaaataattcaTCGTGCAAACGCGGGAGCCCGTTTCCCTGGTGACCAGCGGGTCCCTTTGTGCTCAGCGCTGACTGCTCGGGAGTCCCAGGAAGTCAAGTGAGGGGCAGATGGTGGCTATTGCTCGCCCCTCCCCTACACCGCGGACTGATTCTCCGTGCACGCGTACACGGTGCTCGGCTGGATTCGCCTCCGGATCCGCTCAGGCACTTTGGGGAGGATCTGGAAGGTGGGGGGCAGCAGCTCCAGACAGGCCTCGCGGAACTTCTTGATCCGCCAGCAGTAGACAATGGGGTTGAAGACGGACTTGAGGTAGCTCAGCCCCAGCACGCAGGAGCTGGTGGCGTAGAAAGAGGGGCCGCAGTAGAAGCGCCGGCTGAACACGGACAGCAGGCTGTACACCGAGTGCGGCAGCCAGCACAGCGAGAAGCCCACGAAGAGGATCAAGATGGTGGTGAAGGCCTTGGTCTTGAAACTCAGGTCCAggctggcctgctgctgctgccgccgcagCCGCCGCAGGCAGGCGCGGGGCAGCCGGCGCAGGTCCAGGCGCTCGGACTGGTTGTGCACACGCACCGCGTTCTTGCGCACCGCATGCAGGACGCCCAGGTGGGCGCCGAGCATCACTGCAAAGGGAATGAAGAAGGCGGCGCCCACCAGAGTCAGCACGTAGGCGCGGCCGGCCGGGAGTTCGGTATAGCCCAGCACGCACTGTGGGGCCCGCGCCGGCACCTCCACCAGCGTCCAGCCGGCCAGCGCCGGCGCCGAGACGCAGAAGGACAGCGCCCAGGACGCGGCGATGATCACTTTGGCCCGGCGGGGATTCAGCCGGTCCTGGCGCTGCGCGATGATGAGGAAGCGGTCCACGCTGACGATGAGCAGGATGGACACGCCCTCCAAGACGAAGAACCAGTAGAGCGCGGCTGAGAGCCGGCAGAAGGAGTCCCCAAAGTGCCAGTGGACAGTGACGAGGGTGACGGCCGTGAAGGGCATGCAGCACAAGCACAGCATGATGTCCGAGAAGGCCAGCGTGGCCAGCAGCAGATTGATGGCGGAGCGCATGGTCGGCCTCTGGTACACGATGATGCAGACCACCGCGTTGCCTAGGAACCCCACCACGACCATCAGCATCATGAGGACCGCCAGGGACATCCTGAGCGTGGCGGGCGGTGGGGGCACCCTGGAGTCCCCCTCGTGGCTCCCGTTGGGCAACAGGTATTCGTAGGTCTCGATGGACGATTGGTTACAGGCCATCGTGGAAGAGGCCCTGGCAGTGAGGCAGAAGCGGGATAGGAGGGGCCTCAGCGATTCGGGGGCTGCATGTTCCTCCTGCTGGCTTGGGTCTCAGGGGAGCTGGAAGGGCTGGGAGGAGCCTGTCTTTGGGAGCAACAGGCTGGGACTTTCGATTCATCAATCACAGCCTCATCGTCTCCGTGACAACTGGCTGTGCAACTTCGTGGGCTCTGGATGGCCTGGAgcaaagaagcaggaaagaaaaggGGGTTAGACCTTCCAAGCATGTGTGGAATAGAACAGTTTTTTTACCTTTTACAGGTATTTTAAGCATTGGAGTGGAGATGACTCACTTATTTACCACTTGGAACAAGGCTGGGTCTTCACAAGTATGACAAGCCTTGTcacatcacctgggaaacctaatCAGACCCACCTTGTGGGGGACCAGAGTTTGCAATCAACATTTCCACAATCAGCATTTATTTaatacatcctaaaggaaatcaaccctgaatactcattggaaggactgatgctgaagctgaagctctaatactttggccacctgatgtgaagagccagttcattggaaaagaccctgatgctgggaaagattgagagtggcaggagaagagggtgccagaggatgagatggttggatggcatcactcaatggacatgagtttgagcaaactccaggagatggtggaggacagggaagcctggtgagccgtccatagggttgcaaagagtcagacacgactgagcaactgaacagcagttTATTAACTTGAATTACAAGCACCCTGATCCAGTGAAGCTTTGCATGAGGCACTGCTGGAGCAAAGCCAGCTTCGTGAGGGCAGGGCTTTGTCTGTGTTGTTTGCTGTGTCCCCAGCAGAGAAGGTGCTCAACAGAAACTTTGTTGAGTAAATAAATGTTGGTATATGCCACCACTCCTTGTTTAGCCTTTTTGTtggttagccactcagtcatgtctgtctctcttGCGACGCTAtaggctatagcccgccagactcctctgtccatgggattctccaggcaagaatactggaatgggttgccatttcctccgggggatcttcctgacccagggattgaacctgcatctcctgcattggcaggcgggttctttactgcagagccacctgggaagcttgtttGACCTTAaacagttgtaagaaataatccAGCAGGATTGCATGTCTTCTTCCCCCAGTTTCCACTGTGGTAACACTCCAGATAACTGTGGTGCTGCCagagtgttgggcttccctggtggctcagatggtgaacaatctgcctgcaatgcaggatatgcagggtcaatccctggattgggaaaaatccccaggaggagggcatggcaacccactccagtattcttaagtctgggaaatcccatggacagaggagcctggagggctacagtgcatggggtcacaaaagagtcggacgcaactgagtgactgatcacaacacacacacacacacacacaagtatatagTAGTTGGGGTAAGAACCCAGCCTGGGATTCAGATAGATCCTACCAACTGAgttgattttgtttcttaatttctcttaagTCTTTGTTTCTTTGCCTGTGACGTGTCGCCCAGGGAGGGCTGTTACAGGGAGCACAGGCGGGGCCTGGCCCTCAGTGCTGGGAGCAAGGCAGGCAGATCACTGCCCGAGCtggtcttttgttttcttcttgtacCTGAGCTTTTACTGAGAGACTGTTGACATCACACGTGTCAGTTTAGGGTGATGATGTGATACACATATATCCTGTGAAGTGATGCCCACAGTAAAGTTAGTTAACAGCTCCATCTCTTCATGTAATTATCAgttttggggtgtgtgtgcatgtggtcaTGAAATTATGATTTCCATTCTTTACAGCAAATTTCAAGTGTATAATACAATCTTGTGAATTGTACTCACCATGCTGGACATTATTCACAGTATCCAAGgcatggaaacaagctaaatgtccattgatggatgaataaagatattttcatatgtgtgtgtgtgtgtgtatatataatggaagCACTTTTGAATTATTAAACAAGATATCAtttattatatactttatttaaaaattacctaaaaggataaagcaatttaaaaatataagacttAATGAGCCAACAATTTgactcaattttctttttataggcCCAATCTTTATCTCccctgagaaataaatgtttcataatttCAGTAAAAAGATTGTTGCAGTGGAGCATGTAGGTGACTGAGGTGGCCATGGAACCAGGAGGGGAGGCAGCATCAGCTCTGGGTTCCTCAGGCTCCCCCAGAGGAAGCCCCACTGGTGGTAGGGAGGGATCACATGGGCAGTCCCTTGCTTGGGCTAGTGTGGGCAGGGCCCACAAGGAgccaaaagaacacacttgaCTGACTAGAGCCCCCTGCCATTGGCAGCGGTCTGGGAATGAAAACATTCGAAGGAGAACTGAATTGTTTCTTCtttccactaccttctgccagAAACAAAATGCATGAGCCAGGTGTGAATCAGACCTGTAGACGCTCCTAGAGACACCTTAGGGATATGGCAGCTTCTCTCCTTTGGAAGCCCTCTGGCTTTCCACTTATTTGTGCCCACTTCTTCCTCTGTGCTGGTGAGAAGCATCTTTTTTTCCAGATTCCTTAGAGTCAATATCATAGAGATCTCAAGTTGAAGGACTGGGGTGGCAAAGGAATTCAGGAGGTCTCACACCACATAGTCTAAAGGCTCTGCCAGTGACAATGTCTTGGTGATGTTACTTTAGCTCAGGTCCACCTGGTCCTCAGTGCTCCAGGGTAGACCCACGGTCTGAGCTCCAGTTCTGAGCATGGCCAGAACAGGCTTATCTCAGTGGTGGAAGCGGTTATCCAAACCTGTGGAGGTTGAGCTATATAAGCAGAGATCTTCTGTGTTATTCTATAAGTGAAAAGTAGCTCTCTGCAGATCACAGATACTTGTGTTAGCACGAAACAATACTCCCGTGCCTCTGTCTTCCAATCTATGAAATGAAACCAACCACATGTCTACCCCCAGGGTTGTAAGAACATGTGCAAGGCCTGGTACAAAGAAGGGCATTAGTCAATAACTCACCAACTAGTAATTAGTAAGTTAATTCCACATCCCTCATTGTTTCGAGTTCATGGATTTCTGTCTCTTGAATTAAAGAACAGGAACCATGACAGGTATGCTTGAAGCCCTGGTGGATCAAGTCCCTCTTGGAGCACAGAATATAGGCCACTGAGAAAAAGACAAACCCCTGCGTGTCCATGTGTTTATCAATCCTGGCTGAGCCTTTCACCTGCCCCCGTCTCCACGCTGTAAGAGTGGATCTTTCCTACAACGTAATTATAGGGAGCGATTTCATGCTTAACCAAAGTAACAGATGGTgcaaggagtttttttttttttaaatatgtgtcttgaggttGAATCAGATTAAAATCGTTTGGGCTTCTGGGCAACaacttttctcagatattttaatTCAGCGTTTTGGTCACAGTCCTGTTGTTCGTCCCCAGATCAACAGCGCTTTTCTTAGCAAGTATTCGGGCACATTAAAGATCAAAGTAAGAGGTAACAGGCAAACGGGAGATGTTCTGGGGCCTTCTTCAGTCTGAAGCAGCTCTCAGCATCTCTCCTGCGGCTTGTATGTGGAAGAGAGGGGTCGTGATGGGAATTGTAAGCCCAGGAAGCATCGAGCTGGGAACGGAACCATTTCAAGGCACTGACTGTAGTTCCCATGCAATCGATCCCACCCTGGGGCTAAGTAGACGTGCAGGTGTTGAAGATAAATAAGCATCTCGGTCTCACAGAgaaccgagctgagctccctgtgctatacagcaacttGCCACTAGCTACGTGTTTTACACATGGTCGTGTATTTATGTCAATCCTACTCTCtgaattcatcccaccttcccttCCCCTATTGGGTCCACATGTCCATTTTCTATTGACCTAGAGGGGAGAGGTGGGATGTGGGAGGTGAGTGGGAGGTTCAAGGTGGAGGGGATATACGTACAcacatgtgctgtgctaagttgctgcagtcatgtctgactctttgcaaccacgtggactttagcctgccaggctcctctgtccatgggattctccaggcaagaatactggagtgggttgccatttcctcctccaggggaccttcccgacccagggatcaaacctgtgtctcttctgtttcctgcattggcaggtgggttgcttaccactggtaccacccgggaagcccctgtgtatatatatatagctgattcatttcactgtacagcggaaactaacacaacgttgtacaactgtactccaattaaaaaattgttgacatattttaaagaataaagaaaaagttgAGAAAAAATAACAAGCCTTGTAAACTGAGGTTTCATTTACTAAGGGGAGGTGACAGCCTGTGCTCCGCTGTGAGCAGGGGTCCACTGGGCGGCATGCTTAGTGAGCTGCGTCTACCCCGGGGTGGAAGGAGCCACTGGCAGTGAGCAGAGAGGAGACACTGAAGGGAGCACAGCATTTGTTGTCTGCAGctcgtagggtcgcaaagagtcggacatgacttaagcaacttagcacccacaaAGGGTTTTCAACAGAGGCTCATGCCTCCTTTCTTGTCACGACTAAAGCAGGATTGTCCAAAGGTGGGTCTGCGTGGAGGCAGCAGATCGTCTTATTACATgtgttaactgaaaaaaaaaaaaaaatgtgcaaccTAAACGTTGAGAGTTACGTTTTATTCGGAGGACAAAACTGAGGTCTTATGCCCAGGAGACTGCCTCTCTGCAGTCTCAGAGGGGCTGCTCTGAAGAAGTGCCAGGATTTGGGGAGAGGACCGACGGCAGGAAGCCAGGATATGCAGGAGTTTTTacaacaaagaccaggtagtcagaaccagagattactgttaattaaagaaaaccagacatctcaagttaaggaatttactGCTTTTCTAAGTGCGAGAAGGTgcaggagtctgggctcactgaaatcagtCCTTTGATGTGCACCTCAGCTCTCCacggccagtatcctgtgtttgcACATCCTGAGCCCCCTCAGGGTGCATCGCCAAGGTGGCTGTAATGTGATGGCCTGATGTTTACTGATATAGCTGGTGGCATTGGCAGTTCACACAAGTCTGAGGTTGGTCCGGCCCAGAAAGCCAGAATCACCATTGGGTGTTCAGAAAAATGACTGACCCTCCCCACATGACAGCAACAGCAGCTGCCCACTAGTCCCACTATCTTCAGAACCCCACTGCTGCTCTGGCTGCCCCCATAGATGCTGCTCCTCTACGTCCTTCAAGCAAAGGTGGGCGCTGGCCTTCCTCAAGCTGTGCCCTGGGTGTCCAGAGAGTCTCCCTGGGGTGCGGCCACCATCCACTTTGAAGAATAAACTCTCAAAGCACTGGGTTGGGGAGCAAGCACTTCTTAGGGAACTATTttccagaaatattaaaaataattctaatagtCACTTCACAGCAGCACATCTACATTTTAATTCACAGatttagaaatatgtatataatctctggggcttccttggtggctcagtggtaaagaatctgcctgcaatctaggagacatgggttcgatccctgggtcaggaagatctacctggagaagggaatggcagtccactccagcattcttgcctggagaatctcatggacagaggagcctggcagactgcaaagagtcaggcatggtaATCTCCAGTAGAACTTGCTGTCTCTGCTGGTGGGGAATTGGTGAGTTCTTTCTCTGAAGCTGTGGTTATTGCTTCCAGTAACCAATCACATTTGTGATACAGGACTTTTAATCCTTTACTCCAGGAAAATGCTGGTTCACAAATGCCGGATCTAAGGAGTGATGTCAGCTTGGGCAGATGGGGAAGTCTACCGTGGAAACAGCTTGAGTCTGTCTTTACCTGCAGCCGCGTCACCTGTCTTTTTGATACAAACTCTCAAACAGATGGTATATCCCAATTTCAATAACTTTATTGGCAATGAAAACTAGGCAAGAGCTGCCAGAAGTAATTCATCAATAGCTTTGCTTAGAAACAGGTGTTAGGCTATGTGTCTCAGCTTCTAAGAAAGTGAGCTGAGAGAgaccatattttttatttctcagctCAGGCAAGACTCCTGGGAGGAAAATTTTCAAACAGAACAAAAtcggagggacttccctggttaagactttgtgcttccacttcaaggggtgtgggttccatctctggtttgggaacttaagatcctgcatgccccatgGTGTGGCCAGACAAAaaagtgggggaagggggagagaacAGAATCGGGGAGGCTTTTAATGAAGCACAGCTTTACTGAGGATTCTTAGGATCACCTGAAATGTATTGTGTGCATTATTACTGCCAGGCTTAGCCCTGTGATAGCTCAGGGGTCCTCTGAACCTGCATTGGCCAGGGTATAGAAACTTACTAAAAATGCAGGTTATCAGGGCcaccagacctgctgaatcacaACCCCAGGGTTGGGGGCCCAGCAAGCCTTCTGTTAACTATGGCTCTAGGGAATTTAAAGTTCTCAATCCTCAATTTTGGGAGCTGCTGACAGCCTACCTTGTAGAACCCTGCCACTGATGCAGTTTTATAGACTGCAGTCCTTCACCTAGAAAGTGGTGGCAAGAGACACCCACATTAAGACCCAGGAGGGCTGGCTTAACCCTGAGCTGGGCCACTTCCATGAGATTTAAGTGGGCGTTCACATACATgggttttttaaaactattattctttatttatttttggctgcgctgggtcttgattgctgcttgcaggctttctctagcttccACGCCTGAGCTTcccattgcagcggcttctcttgctgtagcACGTGGGCGCAGTAGTGGCTGCTCCTGGGCCcgagggcacaggctcagtagttgtggctcacaggcttgttgcccttggcatgtgggatcttcccggaccagggattgaagcagcgccccctgcattacaaggattcctaaccactggaccactagggaagccacacGGGTCTTTCGTATTAGCAGTGAGTTAGTATTTTGGGACAGGAGCAGTGGAGTCTTTCAGCAGGAATAGGAGGAGGCAGGAACAAAGTAGCTTGGAGGCTCTGTGGGAACAGAGACGGGCAGGAGCACATGGGGCCACGGCAGCCGTGGACGGACCCCAGGACTCTGACTGCCCTTGAACGCGTAGGACACGCATAGCTGAGCTCTCCCGGGTGCTTCTGGAGAGGAGTGGGTGAGAACTCCTTGTCCCCCTGGAGTTAACGCTGCTGGCTGCAGAGAATGTAGGATGACTGCCACATCCACAGGAGATACAGGGAAGCACCAGGATTTGGACACTATCTGACCTGTTCAGTCCCCAATGCCACCCCAAGGATATGTACAAAGAGCATTCATATGGCTCTGTGGAGTGACCAGGCTTGGGCCTGAGGGGGCTAAAGCCTGGACACAGTGGCAGCCTGGGCATTGCTTTGGGGTCAGGCACCCAGTTGGGAAATTCTAGTCTGTGGAACCAGGCTGCAGGACTCTGTGTGAACACGGGGGTCTAAGACAGACTGAATTCTTGCTCGGAccaaagaaaacagtaataatacCTACTGTTTGGATAAGATTTCAAATGCataaaatgggacttccctggtggctcactggatCAACATCTGACCatcattgcaggagacacaggtttgatccttggtcccgGAAGATCACgtgtgctgtggagcaactaagcccgtgctctacaactactgagccagtgctgaagcccatgagcctggggcccgtgctctgaaacaagagaagccacagcagtgagcaGCTCTCGCACATCAACGAGAGAGGCCCCACTCACCAcactagggaaaagcccacacgcagcaccagccaaaagaaagaaatacttttttcatagggaataactttatttttttaaattttatttattttttaattgaaggataattgctttacagaatgttgttttttctgtcaaacctcaacatgaatcaatcagaggtatacgtatatcccctccctctcgaaccaccctcccatctcccaaataaataatttttaaaaacaaaattttaaaaatatacaaaatgttcACAGCCACTCGATTACATTAATATTCccatttaaagatgagaaaacagtcaAGTGGACAGAGGGCCTCCGGTCACTTCTGCCTCCCCTTGGGCCCTGATCCCTGCTCTGTTCTGGGGCCTTGTTAGCGGTGCCCACTCAGGGTGCAGGTGGGTTTCCTTGTGCAGACAAATCCCTTTCTACAGACTCAGATGCTGACTTGGATCCACTGACTGCCTACACTTGCTCTAGTTATGACATAGAACAGTTGGTG carries:
- the GPR45 gene encoding probable G-protein coupled receptor 45, with the translated sequence MACNQSSIETYEYLLPNGSHEGDSRVPPPPATLRMSLAVLMMLMVVVGFLGNAVVCIIVYQRPTMRSAINLLLATLAFSDIMLCLCCMPFTAVTLVTVHWHFGDSFCRLSAALYWFFVLEGVSILLIVSVDRFLIIAQRQDRLNPRRAKVIIAASWALSFCVSAPALAGWTLVEVPARAPQCVLGYTELPAGRAYVLTLVGAAFFIPFAVMLGAHLGVLHAVRKNAVRVHNQSERLDLRRLPRACLRRLRRQQQQASLDLSFKTKAFTTILILFVGFSLCWLPHSVYSLLSVFSRRFYCGPSFYATSSCVLGLSYLKSVFNPIVYCWRIKKFREACLELLPPTFQILPKVPERIRRRIQPSTVYACTENQSAV